DNA from Geobacter sulfurreducens PCA:
TGACGGCGTGATCCAGGCCTTCAACGCAGTCAATGCGCTGCGTCAGCAACTTCGGCAGGACGTGCGGGTCCACGGCATCATCCCCGAAGGGGGTGTCGCGCCGAATATCATCCCCGAGAGGGCATCGGCGTTTTTCTACGTGCGGGCCGACGACATGGCGGAACTGGAGCGGGTGAGGGAGCGGGTCATCGCCTGTGCCCGGGGTGCCGCCACCGCCACCGGCTGCAGGCTGGAGATCGAGGAGGACCCGCGAGTCATGGCCCCCCTCAAGGTGAATTACCGCTTTTCGGATCTCTATGCCGAACAGCTGGCGTATCTGGGGTTGGAGCTTTCCGAGAGCAGGCCCGACAGGAACAAGGGGTCGTCGGATATCGGCAACGTCTCCCAGATCATGCCGACCATCCATCCCCACGTTCCCATCGGAGAGGGGATCAATATTCACAGTGACGCCTTTGCCCGGGCCACGGTCTCGGCCCAAGGGAAAGCCGCCGTCGTGGAAGGGGCAACCGCCCTGGCCCTGACCGCTGCCGAACTGATCGCTCGCCCGGAGCTGCGGGAAGAGATCCTTTGCGAGTTTCGCCGCTGAGACCCCTGCAATCCCCTCATTCGCTCGCGCCTGGGGGAAAAAGGAAAAAGCCTCAAGGAACGGTCATTTTTTTGCCTTGCGGAAAAAAGATGGTATACCTTAATGAAAAATCGCTTGAGCCGGTGCCGGGACTGATATGAAGAGGAGCATCAAGCACATTTATCTGCTATCTGATGCCACGGGTGAAACCGTGGAGCGGGTCGTGCGCGCAGCCCTTTCCCAGTTCCGGGACGTTGAGGCGCGCTTCCACCGGGTAACGAGGATCAGGAGCCGCGAGGATGTGATCTGGGCGCTGGAGGAGGTGCTGCGCGAGCCGGGGATGGTCGTTTACACCCTGGTCGACACGGAGCTGGCCCAACTGCTGCGGGACGAGGCCGAAGCCCACGGGCTTGACGCGATCGACCTGATCAGCCCGCTCCTGTTCAAGCTGTCTGACTTCTTCGGCGAAGCACCCCAGAAGGAACCGGGGCTCCTCCACCAGATCAACTCCGAATACCACAAACGGGTCGATGCCGTCGACTTCACCGTGAAGCACGACGACGGCCAGGACCCGAGGGGGCTGGCTAAGGCGGATTTCATTCTGGTGGGGGTGTCGCGCTCGTCCAAGACGCCCCTCTCCATGTACCTGGCCCACAAGGGGTACAAGGTGGCCAACGTCCCCATCGTAAAGGGGATCGATCCGCCGCCGGAGCTCTACAAGGTGGACCAGAAACGGGTGGTAGGCCTGATCATCGATGCCGAGCGGCTCGTGCAGATCCGCACCGCCCGCCTGAGGAACCTGGGGCAGATGCCCAAAGGGAGCTATGCCGATTACGAACGGATCGAAGAGGAGCTGGAATTCTGCCGCAGGCTCTACCGACGCAATCCCCAGTGGCTGGTCATTGATGTGACGAAGAAGTCGGTGGAGGAGTCCGCGGCCGAGATCATACAAAAACTCGCTGGTTGAAGAACCCGTCCCGATGAGCGGAGACGGAGTTAAGAAAGGAGCGCTCAATGAAGGTTCTCGTGGTCGAAGATGAGAAGAAGGTGTCCAGCTTCATCAAGCGGGGGCTCGAGGAAGAGAAGTACGAGGTCGATGCCGCGTTCAACGGCGAGGAAGGGCTCAAGATGGCCCTGGACAAGGGCTACGATCTGATCGTTCTCGACGTGATGCTGCCCAAAAAGGATGGTCTCAGCGTGGTACGTGAGCTCCGGGAGCGCAAGAACAGCACACCGGTTCTGATGCTGACAGCCAAGGACTCGGTGGAGGATATCGTGGCCGGTCTCGATTCGGGTTCCGACGACTACCTGACCAAGCCCTTCGCTTTTGCTGAGCTTCTGGCCCGGGTCCGGGCCTTGGTGCGTCGCAGCGAGCAGGATCGCGGGGCAGAGATCCGCTTTGCTGATCTGCGGCTCGACCCGGTGACCCACAAGGTCTGGCGCAAGGACAAAGAGATCGACCTCACCGCCAAGGAGTATTCGCTGCTCGAGTACTTCATGCGGAACCCCAACCAGGTCCTTACCCGCACCATGATCGCCGAGCACGTGTGGGACTACACCTTTGACAGCTTCACCAATATCATTGACGTCTACGTCAACTACCTGCGCAAGAAGATCGACCGGGAGTCCGACAAGAAGCTCATCCACACCGTCCGCGGCGTGGGCTATATCCTGAAGGAGGAGGATTGATCGTTGTTTTTCAGGTCAATCCGCTTTTCGCTCACCCTTTGGTATGCGGTGACGCTCGCGGTCATTTTGGTTCTGTTCAGCTCGTTCATCTACCTGGTTCTGAGCAATCAGCTCAACAAGGGGATTGATCGTGAACTGCTGACCGTGGCCGAGGCCGTTGCAAGCCCGACTCTGGAGCCTTTCCGCCATGCCGCTCCGTCGGTCTTCGACCAGGTGCTCGAAGACTTCATCGGCACGCGCCTGACGGGCAAGCACGTCCAGGTGCTCGACGGCTCCGGCGCGGTTGCCGCCTCGTCCAAGAGCATGGAGGAACTGCGCATTCCTCTGGGCAAGACTGCGTTGCGTCGCGTTCAGGCCGGCAAGGTTTCCTATGAAACCAGGGTCAATCTGGACGTGTATCCGGTCCGCACCATCGTGTACCCCATCATGACCGACGGCCGGCTCGACCAGATCGTTCTGGTCGGAACGTCCATGCGGGGGCCGGCCGAGACCCTTGAAAAGGTCCAGCTGGTCTTTGCCGTCTCCATCCCCCTGGCTCTCATCCTGTGGAGCCTGGGCGGATGGTTCCTGGCGGGCAGGGCGCTGAAACCGGTTGACCTGATAACCCGCAGCGCCCGCAAGATTACTGCCGAAAACCTGGGACTGCGCCTGGAGGTCATCAATCCCCAGGACGAGATCGGCCGGCTCGCCACTACGTTCAACGATACCCTGGAACGCCTGGAAAACGCCTTCAACCGGATCAGGCAATTCACCGGTGACGTCTCCCACGAACTGCGGACGCCCCTCACCATCCTGCGCGGCGAAGCCGAGGTGGGGCTCAAGTGGGCCAAGGAGCCGGAGGAGTTTCGTGAGCTTCTGCGTAGCAATCTGGAAGAGATCAACCGGATGTCCAAGATCATCGAGACGCTCCTGGAACTCTCCCGGGTTGAGGGGGGAGTCAAGCTGGAGCTCGCCGATCTGGATCTGAGCGACCTTCTTGCCGAACTGGTTCAGCAGTCGCGCCTCATCGCACCGGACAAGAGTCTCCGCATCGCTTTCGTGGGGCAGGAGCCGGTTACCATCCTCGGCGACTGGCTTCGGCTGCGCCAGGTTTTCATGAACCTGCTGGACAATGCCGTCAAGTATACCCCTGCCGATGGGGAGATCTCCGTGGTGGTTGATACGACCGGTGACAGCGCCCGCGTGGCGATCATCGACAGCGGCCCGGGTATTCCTCCCGAAGATCTGCCGCACATCTTCGAGCGGTTCTACCGGGTCGACAAGGCCCGCAACCGGGCCGACGGCGGTTGCGGCTTGGGACTCTCCCTGGTCAAGACGTTCGTGGAGGCTCATGGCGGACGCATTGAGGTGGTGAGCGAAGCGGGCAAGGGGAGCATCTTCACGGTCCTGCTGCCGCGGGTCGTCGCAGGATGATCCCCATGGAACCGATTCTTGTTGTTGCCGCAACCCGGCAGGAGCTGACGCTGCTGATCCGAAGTCTCGGCGCCCGGGAGCGTGGAGGCGCCGGTCGCCGTCCCAGCTGGCTCGGCAAGGTGGGGTTGCTGCCGGTGGTCCTGGCCGAGACCGGCATCGGCAAAGTCAATACCGCGGCTGCCCTTGCCGCGCTGTTCGAGAACTTCATCCCCCGACTGGTGATCAATACCGGCTGCGCCGGCGCGTACACCGCGAGCGGTCTTCGGGTCGGCGACCTGGCCGTTGCCTCAGCCGAAATTTCCGGCGATGAGGGGGTCCTCACCCCCCAAGGGTGGGAAGGCCTCGATCTTATCGGTATCCCCGCCTTGGAGCGTAAAGGGGTGCGCTACTTCAACGAGTTTCCACTTTCTCTCCATCCCGCCGAGCAGGCGGTCCAACTGGCCACGGCCCTCGGCATCCCGCTCCGCCGGGGGAAGTTCGTCACCGTCTCGACCTGCAGCGGCATCACGGCCCGCGGCGACGAACTGGCCAGCCGCTTCGATGCAATCTGCGAAAACATGGAGGGGGCCGCCATGGCCCAGGTCGCCTTGGACTACGGTGTCGACTGCCTGGAGGTACGGGGGGTCAGCAACATGGTGGAAGACCGTGACCTCTCCCGCTGGAACCTGCCCCTGGCCGTGGAAAAGGCCCAGCGTTTCATTATCAAATATCTCGAAACCTGCGGGGAGGAGCAGTGATGGACGCGCTCTCGCTCGGCTTTTCGCCCTGTCCCAACGATACGTTCATCTTCTATGGCCTGATCCACGGACGTGTGCCGACCAGCGGACTTACCTTCCGGGAGAGGCTCGAAGATGTGGAAACCCTGAACGGTCTTGCCCTGGCGGGAGCTCTGGATATTTGCAAAGTTTCCTACCATGCCCTCGGCTATCTGCGCGACCGTTACTGTCTTCTCCGCTCGGGAGGGGCGCTGGGGCGCGGCTGCGGTCCCTTGGTGGTGGCGCGGGGGGGGGCAACCCTCGCCGACCTGAGGGGGAAGCCCGTGGCCGTGCCGGGGCGTTTCACTACGGCCGCACTGCTGCTGCGCCTTGCGGACCCCGCCATCGACACCCTCGTGTACATGCCGTTCCACGAGATCATGGGGGCCGTGGCGCGGGGCGAGGTGGCTGCGGGGGTCATCATTCACGAATCGCGCTTTACCTTCCGCGACTACGGGCTCACCCAGCTTCTGGACCTGGGGGAGTGGTGGGAGGGGGAAACCGGCTGCCCCATCCCCTTGGGCGGGATCGTTGCCCGACGCGACCTGGGCGTGGAGACCATCATCGCCGTGGAGCAGGCGCTACGGTCGAGCGTGGCGTTTGCCCAAGCAAACCCCGGCGAGGCGAAGGCTTACATTCGCGCCCATTCCCAGGAGATGAGCGACGAAGTCTGCGCCGCCCACATCGACCTCTATGTGAATGATTTTTCCCTGCAACTGGGGCCCGAAGGGGAGGCAGCCGTGATTGAGCTCTTTTCCAGGGCCGAGGCTGCAGGGGTGATCCCTCCGTCGGACGTGCTACTGTTTCCCTCTCTCTAACTGTTTGAATTTAAAAGGTATTGCGTGGAGCCGCCCTTCTTTGGGCTTGACCTCGTCCCCTTGGTTGTGCTATAGGAGTGCCTCGCCCAGAAGGAGGTGCCTATGGTATCTGCACTCCGGAAAGGGCGTCTGGCCATCTTGATCATTCTCTGCCAGGCGTTCTTCCAGATCCAGACACTGTCCTTGCAAGCAGAGGAAATTGCAGCAAAGGAAACATCCGACAAAGAGGCCGCAATTGCGGCCGCGGCCGACGAAGGGGTCACGGGGACCGCTTCGTACTACGCCAAGCGCTATCACGGAAGAAGAACGACATCGGGGAAGCGGTACGATCCGAAGAAGCTTACCGCCGCACACCCCACCCTCCCTCTCGGTACCAAGGTCAAGGTGGTTAACCTGACCAACGACCGTGAGGTGACGGTCACCATAACCGATCGCTGCCGGAAGAGGGTGAACCATTTCATCGACCTCTCCCGGGAAGCGGCCAGGAGGCTTGGATTCCTCGGCAAAGGGGTGACGCAGGTGCGAATCATCACCCTCGACGAAACCGCATCCTGAAACAACACATTTTGGGCGAAACAGGGAATAGGGCCGGCAGCGATGTCGGCCCTATTCTTTTGTGGAGAGGCCGGCCGGTTTACGGCTGCGTCGAAGCCCCAGGAAGGCGGGAAGAGACACCAGGGCGAAGAAGGCCGTGGCGCCGATGCCGAAGTTGGTGGCCCAGCCGATGGACGACATGGCACCATAGTCGGTAAAGGCCAGAGAGCCAAACCCGGCGACGGTGGTGAGGGCGGAAAGGAGTACCGCCCGACCCGCCTGGACATAGCGGTCGCCTGCTTCGCTGCCATCTCCCTCGCGCAACCGGTGGTAGACGTGGAGCCCATAGTCGCTTCCCATGCCGAGGATGGTGACCAGGACCATGGCGTTCATGAAGTTGATCTTCATACCGGTGACGGCCATGAGACCGAGCATGGAGATCACCCCTGCAACGACCGGCAGGAGCGATGCTGCGATGCCGGCCAGGGATTCGAAGTGGACCACCAGGAGAAAGAGGATCAGGACTCCGCCGATGGCGAAGCCCTCCAGAAAGCTTCCCCGAACCGATTCTGCCAGCTGGCGGCTTATGAGGTCGGGACCCGTGGCCCGCGCGCCGGGGGCCACGGCTTCCAGCTGGGCCAGGAAGCGCTCCTGGGGAAAGGCATCGCCTCGATAGTGGAGGGTGAGGAGAAGGTGCCAGCGTCCGTTTCGCTCCACCAGGAACCGATCCACCATGCTGCCGAGGGGAGATCCCCTGAGAAGTGCCACCGCCTCTGCTGTTGGAACCGGTCCGGCCGAGGAGAGCCGACCGAGGCCGGAGACGGCTTCGGGGAACATGGCCGCGTCGAAGTCTGCCCGTTCAAGCGCAAGTCCCAATTCTCTGCCCGCTTCGCGCACTGCCGACCGCTTCTGGAGCCGTTCCAGCACCTGCTGCTGTTCCCCTGCACCATTCATGACGCTGCCGAGCCAGGTTATGGCCACCACTTCCCGGCGTTGCCGGTACCCCTCGGCCAGAGCCGCAACCTCTCCGCCCTTTCGCATCACGTCGGAAAGGTCGCTCCCTTCCACCGCGACCACCATCTGCCGCGGGGAAATGCTCAGGTGTCGCTCGATCCGTTCCTGGGTCAGGAACGCTTCCGAGTGCCGCGGCTGCAGGTTCTTCAGGTCCCCTTCGAAGGAGATGGAAAAGGCGGTCAGGGTCAGTCCGGCAGCGGTGGCCAGGGAAATGAATGCGATGGTTCGGGGCCCTCGTTGGGTAAGGCGCCAGAGGCGGGCCAGCCCCAGGCTCGGGAGAGGGTTATGGCGTACGTCGGGAGCACGCCGCTCGGCAAAGATGAGAAGCGGCGGCAGGAAAAAGAAGGTGGCATAGAGGGAGTAGAGGACACCCAGCCCCACCAGGAGTCCCAGTTCGGAGAGCGCCCGTACGTCTGAAATCACCAGGGCCAGGAAGGGGAATGCCGTGGTGGTGGCGGCTGTGAAGACGCCGTGGCCGGTGTCGACCACGGCGAGCCGCAGTGACTCTTCGGTGTTGCGACCCGCACTTCGTTCCGTACGGTAGCGGTCGTAGAGGTGAATGGAGTAGTCGGTGCCGAGCCCGATGATGAGCGCCGTGAAAGCAAAGGATATGATGTGGACCGACGGCAGGAGGAGCCCTGCCGTGCCCAGGGCCATGACCGTGCCGAAGGCGATGATGACGGGGATGAGAATGGTCGGCAGCACCCGGCGGTAGGTCATGAAGAAGAGCCCGAGAACCACCGCCAGGGATGATGCGATGCAGGCGAGAATGTTACGCTTCATGACCGCTTCATCAATGACCGCCGAGAGATGGGCTCCGGCGCAGGAAACCGAAACCCCCGGTCCCACGGCGGCCCGTGCCTCGTTGATACCCGCCACGAGCTTGCGGGCGAATTCCATGTCCTGTACCGGCCGGGCCGGCTCCGCTATCATGACGAGGAGCTGTCCGTCTCGGGAGAGAAAGTAGGGGGACTCCGGATCCAGGTCCAGCGCCTGACTTGCCGACTGGAGACGCGGCAGGATCAATTCGCGGAGGGCCAAGGGGTCGGCGGCCACCAGATCCCGGCTCCCCACCCCTCCTCCGGCGGCCAGTTCCGCCGTGGCGCGTCGCAATGCCGCATCCATGCGGGAAGCATCCAGGCGGTTTGTGAACTCGTCCGCCTGATCAGGGGAGAGAAAGAGATGGGGCAGCGTTACAGCCCGCCCGACAAAGGCTGCGAAGTCAGGCAGATCGGCGGATTCCACCACCCGGTAGGAGACCGAGCGAAGGGCGGGTTCGCCGTCCACCCGCAGGGCGCGAAGCCGTGCGGCCAGGACTTCTGCCTCGGCGGGGAGCCGTTCACGGTTCCCTTCAAGGAGAAGGTACGCCTCGCCGGCGCTGCCGGTCCACTCAAGGGTATCCAGGAAGAGGCGAAGTGCCCCCCGGTCGGTGGGGAAAAGTTTGAATATGTCCGCTTCGAAGCGGATGCCGGAGATAGATGTGATTGCCAGGCAGAGGGCCAGAAGTGAGCCGGCCAGGGTCGCCCGGGGATGATGCCAGGTGACCCTGAAGAGCCATGCCAGGTGCCGGCCGATGGCTGAATGAACAAATGCGACGATGCGCCGCATTTAAAGCCCCTTCAGGTTAGCCAGCGGCATGACCGTCACCCCCTCCAGGGTGGGGGTGAGCGCTGCATCGTCAAGGGGAGCGTTCACCTCCGGCTCGTCGAAGGTTATCTTCACCCGCACACCGTGGCTGTCGCTGAACTCGACCAGGGCGGGAAACGGCACCCCTTCCAGGGAGCGGTAGTTCCGGTAAATCACCTCGCCCCGTGCCGACCGCTTGCGCTCCAGAAGTCCGTCGGGGCCATAGGTGGCGAGGGTGACGCCGCCGTCGTCCGACTGCTCTTCGGTCCGCCCGGCCGCCTCGGGGCGGTAGAGGGGGGAACCTTCCACCACCCACTGCATCATGCGCCACCCCTGGAGCCCTCCCTTGGCCGGCAGGTCGGCGAAGGTTCCCACGTAGGCCTGCCCTTTGGAGGGGAGCAGGATAGTGATCCGCTCGCCGGCGGCGAAAAATTCCAGGGCCGTGGTGCCGAAGGGGGTGAGCATGACCATGTGGAAGCGGTCGGGACGGCGATAGAGGAGATAGCCGTTGCCGCCGGTGCTCCCGTCGGGCGTTTTAACCGAAAGTGAGACCGTGGCGGCCAGGGTTTCCACCCTGGCCCCCGGTTCGAGAGGCACCTGGGGCTGCGGCACCGTGGCACAACCGGCCGCAAGGGCGACGGCAAGGATGAGGAACAGGGCGAGTCGTCTCATGGCGGCAGTGCCCTCACTCTATCCTGAAGTCGCGGTCGGTGAGCCCCACGTTGCGGCGGACATTGCGGAAGGAGATGACGGTCCGGTCGCGGTTCTGCTCTTCGATGATCACGCGTCTCAGTTTCCCGTCGGCGGCGAGGATGACCTGAAGGTTCTTCACTCCCCGTCCCTGGGAGGGGGCTATGGAAATAGTGACGGCGTCGCCGTTTCGCTCCGCCTGGACGGCGACCCCGTCGGGGAGCGAGGTGACCGGGTTTTCCATGAGCGCAAACCAGCGGGCAAGCCCTTCGTCAGGAGGGAGTACGATCTTCTGCCGGACTCCGTCGGCGGGGAGCAGGGTGGAGATGACGTTGTCCCGCAGCAACACCCGGCTGGCGTGGGGAGGATTGAGTTCCATCATGAAGCTGTCGGGCTTGCGGAAACGGACCATTCCGTTCGTCACCAGCTTTTTTTTCATAAGGGCGATCTGCTTTTCCTGCGTGATCTCGGCGGTGAAGTCATTGACCCCGGCGAAGGCCGAGCGGAGGAGTTCGAGCCCTTCCCGCGGAGAGATCCGTGCTGCCTGGCCGGGCGCGGGGACGGCCAGCGCCAGGACTGCCAACGCGAGCAGAATGCGTGCGAGGCGGCTTGTCGTCATCAGAGGTTTCCTACCTTGAGGGTTATTGTGGCGGAGGCGGCCGGGCGCCCGTCGGCCGTCACCTCGCCCGCGATCAGGTGGAGGGGGCCGAAAGATTTTACGACCGTCACGGAGACGGTCAAGGTATCTCCCGCTTCCACCGTGCCGTGAAAGTCAGCGTGGTCAACGGCTGCAAGGATGCCGCCGCCGTTTGTGTCGTCCGCCGCGGCGATGCCGCCCAGCTGGGCCATGGCCTCCAGCAGGAGCAGGGAGGACCATCCCCGCGTACCGGCGGCGGTCGTCCGCATGAGGGCCGTGGCCGATCGGCCGGGCTCCTTGGCGATTATACGGTCGAGGACGAGAAAAGGATAGCGATGGGGCAGGAAGTCCCACGGAGCGGGGCTATGCACGCATACCCCCGGTGACGTCGATGGCGTGGTACGGTCCTTCGGGCGACGCTGCCAGGTGGAGCCCCCGGGCACCTTCGGGGAGGACCAGCAGGAGCGAGGCCAGGGCAAGCCCCCCCATGGCCAGGGATCGTCCGATAAGGTTGCCCGATTCCAAAGTCGGCACGGCAGGGAGTGGAGCGATGAGGGCTGTGATGTCGGCTGCGATTCCCGAGAGCGACACCAGGGCCGGTGCCGCGGGTGGCATGAGTCGGTCGACCGTCTCCTGTTCCCGGCCGGCGGGCAGCATGCCCACCGTTCGCAGTCCCGTGATTCGGCCCCGCAGCCTGGCGGCGCGTCGTTCCGCATGGTCTCGCCGCTCAAGGACCAGGATGCCGCACCCCTCGCTGAAGGAGCGGGCATAGGTCCGCAACTGGCCCACGGCCTGGAAGCCGGCCATCATCAGCGGGGTCAGCTCATCCACTCCGCCCGCCAGCATCACGTCGGCCCGCCCTTCCTCCAGGAAACGACAGGCCATCTGGATAGCAGCCTCTGCGGAGCAGAAGCGCTGTACTTGGGTCACGTTGGGCCCCTTGAGGCCATGCTCGATGGAGGCGTTGCTGGCGGCGGCATTGGCAACGGTATTGGGGAAGAGCATGGGCACGAGCCCTTCCACGCCCCTGGAGAAGTAGCCGCCCAGAAACTCCACGGAATTGGCGATGCCGCCGAAGCCGCAGCCCAGGGCGATGCCGATGCGTGTGGGATCGCCCCCCTTCGGGTCGATGCCGGCATCGGCCAGGGCCATGCCTGCGGCCACAGTGGCCAGAAGGCTGCACCGGTCGAACTTTCGGGCCTTGAGGGGAGGCATGAAATCGGCGGCCCTGAAGCCATCCGCCTTGCCCCAGAGATATCCGTCTTCACCGAGGACTTCAACGGGGACGGGGGTGAGGCGGCATTGACGCTGTGCCACCGTTTCCCGCAACGGTTCGATTCCCACCCCGGCGGCGGAGATGGCGGCGAGGCCGGTGACGGCTATGTCCATTGACGGGATGCTCATCGTCCGATCACCACCGAGGTAACGTTGCCGCCAAAGGCAAAGGAATTGGAGAGGGCGACGGTTGCCGAGCTCTCCCGTGGGCCGTCGTGGCAGTAGTCCAGGTCGCACTCCGGATCGCTCCCCCGGAAGTTGAGGGTCCGGGGGATAATCCCTGCCCCCAGGGCCGTTACGGTGGCGACGATTTCGATGGAGCCGGCGGCGCCCAGGCAGTGGCCGGTCATCCCCTTGGTGGAGACCAGGGGGACGTGCTGCACGTCAGCGCCGAACACGAGTTTCATGGCCTTGCTTTCCACCACGTCGTTGAGGGGAGTGCCGGTGCCGTGGGCGTTAACCCAGCCGATTTCGCCGGCAGAAACCCCTGCATTGTCGAGGGCGGCCCGCATTACCCGGGCCGCTTCCGATCCGGATGGCTCCGGTGCGGTCATGTGATGGGCCTCGCCGGCCAAGGCATAGCCCAGAACGCGGCCGTAGATGCGAGCGCCCCTGCTGCGTGCCGTCTCCTCCCGTTCCAGGACCACGAAGGCCGCCCCTTCGCCGAGGGATATTCCCTGGCGGCCCAGGCTGAAGGGGGAGCAGGGCTCGGGATCGACGACCCGCAGAGAGTTGAATCCGGCATAGGTGAGGATGGAGAGCGTGTCGCTTCCGCCGCAGAGGCAGGCGTCGAGCTGACCTGTGGCGATGAGGTCGGCACCCCAGCCGATAGCCGTGGCCGACGAGGAGCAGGCGGTAGTGATGCTTCCCTGGTAGCCCCAGAGGCCGAAGCGCTCCGCCAGGGCGGTGGTGGTCCGGTCCGGCAGGATGCAACGCAGGTCGCCCGGCCTTCCCTTCCCGCCCGCAAGACGGTCACGGAGCCAGGCCTCGCCGTGGATCATCCCCGATGCACCGGCCCCCACGCAGATCCCCACGGTAAAGGGGTCGTAGTGTTCCCTTGCGCCGCTCATGCCGAGGGCCTCCGCGGCTGCAACGGCGGCGAACTGGTCGGTGCGGGAAAGCCGCCGGGCGTCGGCCCGGTCAAAGTAGTCCAGGGGGGAGTAGTCGCGCACCTGGGCTCCGATGTGGGAAGGGAAGGGAGAGACGTCGAAAAGATCCACCGGACCGATGCCGCAGCGTCCGTGCAGCAGGGCGTCGGTGAAGGATGCCAGGTCTTTGCCGGCCGCGCAGAAGATGCCGAGACCGGTTATGGCGATGCGGGTTTTGTCCATCGTGATTCGTTCGAACGGCTCGAAGTGCCGGGCAAGGCTCTTTAGTGGATAACTGCCATATGGTGATATTGTAGCCGGACGGTCCGGCGAAGGCAAAGAAAAGTTGCCGGTCTTCGACAGTGTTGCGTGGCCCGTCAGAGGATTCCGCCGTCGACCACGAGGCACTGGCCGGTTATGTAGGATGCCCGGTCCGAGGCCAGGAAGGCCACTGCTTCGGCCACTTCCTCCGGGCGCCCGGTGCGGCCGAGGATGCTGCTACCCACGATCCGATCGACCATCTCCCGCTTCATGCCGGCAATCATCTCCGTTTCGATGAGTCCCGGCGCCACGGCGTTCACCCTGATGCCGAGAGGGCCCACTTCCCGGGCCAGAGATTTGGTGAAACTGACCGCGGCCCCCTTGGTTGCGGCGTAGTTGGTCTGCCCGGCAGTGCCGGCAAAGGCCGATACGGAAGAGAGGTTGATGATGGCGCCCCTTCGTCTGGCGAGCATCTTCCGTACCCCCCACTTGCAGCAGTGGAAGAGGGGAGAGAGGTTGGCCCGCATGACCGCATCCCAGTCGTCCTCGGCCATCATGGCCAGGTAGCCGTCCCGGATGATCCCCGCGTTGTTCACGAGGACGTGGAGGGTGCCGCTCTCCCCGCTCGCCGCGTCGATGACGGCCATGGCCCCCTCTGCCGTGCCCACGTCCGCCCGTATCACGGCAATGGAGCCGGGCAGCCCCGCCGCCTCGGCTTCCAGGGCGCGGGCCGCCTCATCGTCGGCGCGGTAGGCGGCGGTCACCAGTGCCCCTTGCCGGGCGAAGTGAAGGGAAATGGCCCGGCCGATCCCGCGGGTCCCTCCGGTGACGACCACGATGCTATCCTTAAATTCCATGGGATTGTCTCTCCTGTAGGTGGCGGGCGATGCCCCGTGTGATGGCTGTCAACGGCCCGAGGGAGCGCCTGCTCCGTCACCGCTCGTCATGAAGCGCCTGATCCGTTCGTCGGTGGCCGGGTGGGTGGAGAAGTAGTCGCTGAGCGAACGCTCTTTCTTCCGGTCCTCTCCTTCCCCGGCTCTGCGCTGGTGATCCTGTTCGAGCCGGGCCAGGATATCTGCGTACCGGGAAAGCGGTATTCTTTTGCCGTGGAGATATTCGACCGCCGCGTCGTCGGCCTCCACCTCAAACTCGCGGGAGAACCGGGCGTCGACCAGAGCCGTGGGGAGCCCTGCCGACAGGGATGTCACCGAGGTGATGTCGCCGGTGATGGTTGCCAGCAGAAGTCCCGTAGCGGAATTCTGGAGAACGTGGCGCAGGGCGTGGCGGTTGCGTAC
Protein-coding regions in this window:
- a CDS encoding efflux RND transporter permease subunit translates to MRRIVAFVHSAIGRHLAWLFRVTWHHPRATLAGSLLALCLAITSISGIRFEADIFKLFPTDRGALRLFLDTLEWTGSAGEAYLLLEGNRERLPAEAEVLAARLRALRVDGEPALRSVSYRVVESADLPDFAAFVGRAVTLPHLFLSPDQADEFTNRLDASRMDAALRRATAELAAGGGVGSRDLVAADPLALRELILPRLQSASQALDLDPESPYFLSRDGQLLVMIAEPARPVQDMEFARKLVAGINEARAAVGPGVSVSCAGAHLSAVIDEAVMKRNILACIASSLAVVLGLFFMTYRRVLPTILIPVIIAFGTVMALGTAGLLLPSVHIISFAFTALIIGLGTDYSIHLYDRYRTERSAGRNTEESLRLAVVDTGHGVFTAATTTAFPFLALVISDVRALSELGLLVGLGVLYSLYATFFFLPPLLIFAERRAPDVRHNPLPSLGLARLWRLTQRGPRTIAFISLATAAGLTLTAFSISFEGDLKNLQPRHSEAFLTQERIERHLSISPRQMVVAVEGSDLSDVMRKGGEVAALAEGYRQRREVVAITWLGSVMNGAGEQQQVLERLQKRSAVREAGRELGLALERADFDAAMFPEAVSGLGRLSSAGPVPTAEAVALLRGSPLGSMVDRFLVERNGRWHLLLTLHYRGDAFPQERFLAQLEAVAPGARATGPDLISRQLAESVRGSFLEGFAIGGVLILFLLVVHFESLAGIAASLLPVVAGVISMLGLMAVTGMKINFMNAMVLVTILGMGSDYGLHVYHRLREGDGSEAGDRYVQAGRAVLLSALTTVAGFGSLAFTDYGAMSSIGWATNFGIGATAFFALVSLPAFLGLRRSRKPAGLSTKE
- a CDS encoding outer membrane lipoprotein LolB, whose product is MRRLALFLILAVALAAGCATVPQPQVPLEPGARVETLAATVSLSVKTPDGSTGGNGYLLYRRPDRFHMVMLTPFGTTALEFFAAGERITILLPSKGQAYVGTFADLPAKGGLQGWRMMQWVVEGSPLYRPEAAGRTEEQSDDGGVTLATYGPDGLLERKRSARGEVIYRNYRSLEGVPFPALVEFSDSHGVRVKITFDEPEVNAPLDDAALTPTLEGVTVMPLANLKGL
- a CDS encoding LolA family protein; amino-acid sequence: MTTSRLARILLALAVLALAVPAPGQAARISPREGLELLRSAFAGVNDFTAEITQEKQIALMKKKLVTNGMVRFRKPDSFMMELNPPHASRVLLRDNVISTLLPADGVRQKIVLPPDEGLARWFALMENPVTSLPDGVAVQAERNGDAVTISIAPSQGRGVKNLQVILAADGKLRRVIIEEQNRDRTVISFRNVRRNVGLTDRDFRIE
- a CDS encoding 3-hydroxyacyl-ACP dehydratase FabZ family protein, translating into MHSPAPWDFLPHRYPFLVLDRIIAKEPGRSATALMRTTAAGTRGWSSLLLLEAMAQLGGIAAADDTNGGGILAAVDHADFHGTVEAGDTLTVSVTVVKSFGPLHLIAGEVTADGRPAASATITLKVGNL
- a CDS encoding beta-ketoacyl synthase N-terminal-like domain-containing protein translates to MDIAVTGLAAISAAGVGIEPLRETVAQRQCRLTPVPVEVLGEDGYLWGKADGFRAADFMPPLKARKFDRCSLLATVAAGMALADAGIDPKGGDPTRIGIALGCGFGGIANSVEFLGGYFSRGVEGLVPMLFPNTVANAAASNASIEHGLKGPNVTQVQRFCSAEAAIQMACRFLEEGRADVMLAGGVDELTPLMMAGFQAVGQLRTYARSFSEGCGILVLERRDHAERRAARLRGRITGLRTVGMLPAGREQETVDRLMPPAAPALVSLSGIAADITALIAPLPAVPTLESGNLIGRSLAMGGLALASLLLVLPEGARGLHLAASPEGPYHAIDVTGGMRA